One genomic region from Vibrio sp. STUT-A11 encodes:
- a CDS encoding AraC family transcriptional regulator has protein sequence MGYSVSSLLINRKVSLLSSIGVDVDSIISQCNINKLNLTNPNGRIPYQQSKEFIIKTSEYNRHIYKDYSSVTGLYDLFPQLFNLSLNESNAVNAIDSFLKYRFIIGDSDHCHMDVVDDKICIEYSNTDPAAPMNGSVGHFLLIRDILNKYVDDIECSIMFDSSIKLGKNFTNDQFESNCLFGQNKNQMIIKSSSLFEKNNSFNEYLHGLQENNIEQLRKQIQITHGFSNVVKEIIKSLIEDKYFINDLSLLEEVCHKVGVSRWTLNRKLNAEKTSFSELEKDIKMEKACLLLGSTNKSINEISELCGFSSQSNFTKFMRKNHDMSPIQYRKAYSS, from the coding sequence ATGGGATATTCTGTTTCAAGTTTATTAATAAACCGAAAAGTGAGCTTATTGTCTTCAATTGGTGTGGACGTTGACTCTATTATTTCGCAGTGCAATATTAATAAACTAAATTTAACCAATCCTAATGGAAGAATTCCTTATCAACAGAGCAAAGAATTTATTATTAAAACATCTGAATATAACCGTCATATTTATAAAGATTACTCATCTGTTACGGGTTTATATGACTTGTTTCCTCAGTTATTTAATTTATCTTTAAATGAATCAAATGCCGTTAACGCTATTGATAGCTTTTTAAAATACAGATTCATTATTGGCGATAGCGACCATTGTCACATGGATGTTGTCGATGACAAAATTTGCATTGAGTACAGCAATACAGATCCTGCTGCACCTATGAACGGTTCTGTGGGGCACTTCCTTTTGATTCGTGACATCCTGAACAAGTACGTCGATGATATTGAATGCAGTATTATGTTCGACAGTTCAATCAAGTTAGGCAAAAACTTTACCAACGATCAATTTGAATCGAACTGTCTATTTGGCCAAAATAAAAATCAAATGATCATAAAGTCATCTTCTTTGTTCGAAAAAAATAATTCGTTCAATGAGTATTTACATGGATTACAAGAAAATAATATTGAACAGCTTCGTAAGCAAATTCAAATTACTCATGGTTTTTCAAACGTGGTTAAGGAAATCATTAAAAGCTTAATTGAAGATAAATATTTCATAAATGATTTATCACTTCTAGAAGAGGTTTGCCATAAAGTTGGCGTGAGCCGATGGACGTTAAATAGAAAATTAAATGCAGAAAAAACCTCTTTTAGTGAATTAGAAAAAGACATCAAGATGGAGAAAGCTTGTTTATTATTGGGAAGTACAAATAAGTCAATAAATGAAATTAGCGAGTTATGTGGTTTCTCGTCACAGTCTAACTTTACAAAATTTATGCGTAAAAACCACGACATGTCTCCTATACAGTACCGTAAAGCCTATTCAAGTTAA
- the narL gene encoding two-component system response regulator NarL, translating to MSLEEATIMLVDDHPLFRSGLRQLIALEEGLQVICEYNNGTDAVEGAVQHDPDLIILDLNMQGIDGLETVRQMREKGVTSRVVMLTVSDNEDDVLNAISSGADGYLLKDMEPEDIVSNIKQAVLGQLALSDRLTKVLLQSSSKPKKHAQESPLKTLTNRELEILSLISKGMSNKLIAHQLKITDSTVKVHVKNLLKKLNVSSRLEAAVWMIDNH from the coding sequence GTGAGCTTAGAAGAAGCAACTATAATGTTGGTCGACGACCACCCACTATTTCGCAGTGGCTTACGACAACTGATTGCCCTAGAGGAAGGCTTGCAAGTAATTTGTGAGTACAACAACGGTACAGATGCCGTTGAAGGTGCGGTTCAGCACGACCCGGACCTAATCATTCTTGATCTAAACATGCAAGGAATAGACGGATTAGAAACCGTCCGACAAATGAGAGAAAAAGGCGTCACTTCCCGTGTTGTGATGCTAACCGTATCTGACAACGAAGATGATGTTCTCAATGCCATATCAAGCGGTGCAGATGGTTACCTGTTAAAAGACATGGAGCCGGAAGACATCGTATCTAATATAAAACAAGCGGTATTGGGACAACTCGCCTTGTCTGATCGACTGACCAAAGTCCTTCTTCAATCGAGCAGTAAACCAAAAAAGCACGCGCAAGAAAGCCCACTAAAAACCCTCACCAATCGAGAACTTGAAATCTTATCGCTGATATCCAAAGGCATGAGTAATAAACTCATTGCTCATCAACTGAAAATCACCGACTCGACGGTAAAAGTCCATGTCAAAAATCTCTTAAAGAAGTTGAATGTCAGCTCGCGCTTAGAAGCCGCCGTCTGGATGATCGATAACCATTAA
- a CDS encoding bifunctional protein-serine/threonine kinase/phosphatase, with protein MLVQEKSAQEKQHIEFSGCSLTGKRAENQDAFIVKYPNTRDELAYKGVVACIADGVSCSNQAQQASQTATTQFVTDYYATPSSWSIKRSVSELLTSLNSWLYTQGKDHLYHNGMVTTFSTIVIKSNTCHIFHVGDSRVYLYRDNNLTLLTRDHQRTNFGHQSYLTRALGMDEKVEIDFQTLSLEENDKLILTTDGVHETLTHDEIKRRVNTIDSCDELAQDLCDTALLKGSTDNTSCIVLKVVELPSFNLIEHQTALLANNIPPALKQGQNLDHFEILKTLYEGSRSHVYLALDKQKGGNVIIKAPSLNYSDDPETLKRFANEYWIATQLDSPRVMKMFPRPRHSKFLYQVCEHIEGITLRQWMHDHPSPQLDTVREILDGIVKAVRVFQRADMVHRDLKPENIMITKNQEVKIIDFGAVEVKGLSEMQTEENVTFPLGSVNYTAPEYINTGQASTLSDLFSIGIIGYEMLTGHLPYKEHSQQTLQQARHVKWQYHTIKEYREDVPLWVDLAFKKATSEFPNNRYKALGDFVADLFTPNTQLLNGVSNKPLLKRNPILFWKSFALIACSVAVIEGLLLLRLTPN; from the coding sequence ATGTTAGTTCAAGAAAAGTCAGCTCAAGAGAAGCAACATATCGAATTTTCTGGGTGCTCTTTAACCGGTAAAAGAGCAGAAAACCAAGACGCTTTTATCGTCAAATACCCCAACACTCGCGATGAACTCGCTTACAAAGGGGTTGTGGCTTGTATCGCGGATGGTGTGAGTTGCAGTAACCAGGCTCAACAAGCCAGCCAGACTGCTACCACTCAATTTGTGACGGACTACTATGCTACTCCATCAAGTTGGAGCATTAAGCGCTCCGTCAGTGAATTACTCACCAGTTTAAACAGCTGGCTTTATACTCAGGGCAAAGATCATCTTTACCATAACGGTATGGTGACGACTTTCAGCACCATTGTGATTAAATCCAATACCTGTCATATCTTTCATGTTGGTGATAGCAGAGTTTATCTTTATAGAGACAACAACCTCACTCTTCTAACCCGCGATCATCAGCGCACTAATTTTGGCCACCAGAGTTATCTGACTCGGGCCCTTGGTATGGATGAAAAAGTCGAGATTGATTTTCAGACATTGTCACTCGAAGAAAACGATAAATTAATTTTAACCACAGACGGCGTGCATGAGACCTTAACGCATGATGAAATCAAACGTCGAGTTAACACCATAGACTCTTGCGACGAGCTGGCTCAAGACCTATGCGACACGGCATTATTAAAAGGAAGCACTGACAATACAAGCTGTATCGTATTGAAAGTGGTTGAATTACCAAGCTTTAACTTAATTGAACATCAAACAGCCTTACTCGCCAACAACATTCCACCAGCATTAAAACAAGGTCAGAACCTGGATCATTTTGAAATACTAAAAACCCTATACGAAGGATCACGCAGTCACGTTTATCTCGCTTTAGATAAACAAAAAGGCGGCAATGTCATTATTAAAGCACCATCACTGAATTACAGTGATGACCCTGAGACGCTAAAGCGGTTTGCCAATGAATATTGGATAGCGACTCAACTGGACAGTCCGCGCGTAATGAAAATGTTTCCAAGGCCAAGGCACTCAAAATTTCTCTATCAAGTCTGCGAACACATTGAAGGAATAACTTTGCGTCAATGGATGCATGATCACCCCAGCCCACAGCTCGATACGGTGCGTGAGATACTGGATGGCATCGTAAAAGCAGTACGGGTTTTCCAGCGTGCAGACATGGTTCACCGTGATCTTAAACCCGAAAATATTATGATCACGAAAAATCAGGAAGTGAAAATCATCGACTTTGGTGCCGTTGAAGTGAAAGGCCTCAGCGAAATGCAAACGGAAGAAAACGTCACCTTCCCACTTGGCTCCGTTAATTATACCGCGCCTGAGTACATTAATACCGGGCAAGCGAGTACACTCTCTGATCTGTTTTCCATCGGTATAATTGGCTACGAAATGCTCACTGGGCATCTCCCGTATAAAGAACATTCTCAGCAAACGTTGCAGCAAGCCAGACATGTCAAATGGCAATATCATACCATTAAAGAATATCGCGAAGATGTCCCGCTTTGGGTTGACCTCGCATTTAAAAAGGCAACATCAGAATTCCCCAACAACCGTTATAAGGCACTTGGAGACTTCGTTGCAGACCTGTTTACCCCGAATACCCAACTATTAAACGGGGTAAGCAACAAACCGCTACTGAAACGTAACCCGATTTTATTTTGGAAGTCCTTTGCTTTGATCGCTTGTTCCGTTGCAGTCATTGAAGGGCTGCTTTTACTGCGCTTAACACCCAATTAG